ATTGGGCGGTAACGACACTTTCGTAGTGAATGCAGGCGTAGCAAGAACAAGCATTTCCGGCACGAACAACTTTGGCCATTTCAATGATCGCCAAATAGACGTCATCCAACTCCTTGGCTCTGCTCACTTCAATTCCATCACCGCCATTGATGCTCTTACTTTTGCGTCCCCAGTTCCGACCGCGACGACGCTCACTTACAATGCCACCAGCTTCTTTGGCGTTTCTCAGGTTTATGGCTCTATCGCCGGCATTGATACGATTCATTTCACGAGCGCCTCTGAATCCGTCGATCTCGATCTGTCCGGAACGACTTTCCTGAACTGGGGTCGCGCCAACCAGACCATTGTGGTCGAGATGAACACGGATCTGACGAAAATTCTCGACGACCGTTTCGTCGGCAGCACGGCAGGCGAGCGTGTCACCGCAGGCCTCGGCCGTGACCTGCTCTATGGCAATCTCGGCAACGATTATCTCGACGGCGGCGATGGCATCGATGTCCTCGATGGCGGCGACGGCAACGACACCTTGATCGGCGGCGGCGGCGAAGGCCCGAACATCCTGAAGGGCGGCAAGGGCAACGATGTTTACAAGTTCAGGGAAAAGGTCGACATCATCATCGACGCCGGTGGTCTTGACTGCCGCGTGGTGACGAAGAGCACCACCCTTTCGTCCAAGGACAAGCTGTTCGAGGGTTTGGCCGCCGACGAGGCGCTCAGTGCCGGAAAATCCGTGAGCCTGAAAGGAACGGCGAAGGCGAACCTGCTCATCGGCCATGCCGGCCGGAACACGCTCGACGGCCTTGCAGGCAATGACCTCCTGGAAGGACGCGGCGGCAACGACAAGCTGATCGGCGGTGCCGGCAACGACCGTCTCACCGGCGGCCTGGGTTCGGACGCCCTCAATGGCGGAGCAGGTCGGGACGCGTTCGTGTTCGATGCCGCTCTCGGCTCCGGCATCGACAAGATCACCGCTTTCTCGACGCGTGACGACACCATCGTTCTCGACAAGTCCGTGTTTACCGGCCTTGCTGCGGGCAAGCTTCCATCGAGCTTCTTCGTCAGCCATACGGCGGCTAAGGATGCCGATGACCGGATCATCTACAATAAGAAGACCGGCGCCCTCTTCTATGATGCCGATGGCATCGAAACGGCAGCGGCGGCGATCCGGTTCGCAACGATCGACAAGAACCTGAAGCTCTCGGCTGCGGACTTCCTGATCGTCTGATCGGCAGCACGCGACAAGGAGAGCATATCAAGACCGCCCCGGCACAAGCTGGGGCGTTTTCATTTTGTGCTGAACAAGGTGCTGCGTTGCCCAACGAGAGCTCTGGCGGGACGGCTTCGACCTTCTAGAGAACCCAGAAGCGTGATCTTCACTGTCAGGCGGAGCGGGTGCGCCTATCGCGCCTGGGTACTCTCTGTTGGGCAATAATCGGGTCAATATCCAG
The Paenibacillus sp. genome window above contains:
- a CDS encoding calcium-binding protein, which translates into the protein LGGNDTFVVNAGVARTSISGTNNFGHFNDRQIDVIQLLGSAHFNSITAIDALTFASPVPTATTLTYNATSFFGVSQVYGSIAGIDTIHFTSASESVDLDLSGTTFLNWGRANQTIVVEMNTDLTKILDDRFVGSTAGERVTAGLGRDLLYGNLGNDYLDGGDGIDVLDGGDGNDTLIGGGGEGPNILKGGKGNDVYKFREKVDIIIDAGGLDCRVVTKSTTLSSKDKLFEGLAADEALSAGKSVSLKGTAKANLLIGHAGRNTLDGLAGNDLLEGRGGNDKLIGGAGNDRLTGGLGSDALNGGAGRDAFVFDAALGSGIDKITAFSTRDDTIVLDKSVFTGLAAGKLPSSFFVSHTAAKDADDRIIYNKKTGALFYDADGIETAAAAIRFATIDKNLKLSAADFLIV